The following are encoded in a window of Cyprinus carpio isolate SPL01 chromosome A13, ASM1834038v1, whole genome shotgun sequence genomic DNA:
- the LOC109112424 gene encoding hypoxia-inducible factor 1-alpha-like has translation MDSFAPGKKRVSSERRKEKSRDAARCRRGKEAEVFYELARELPLPHSVTSNLDKASVMRLALSYLRLRKLLKTDVLDVESELDSRWNSSYLKALDGFLMVLSADGDIVYLSESVSKCLGLPQIDLTGHSVFEFTHPCDHEELREMLAHRTGLSKKAKEQHTNRSFLLRMKCTLTSRGRTVNVKSASWKVLRCSGHIHTTDCIKKGVCEEKNVRSAYLVLICESIQHPANIEAPLDSRTFLSRHTLDMRFTYCDERIKELLGFDPVDLLHHSVYEYYHALDSVHMTKAHHNLFVKGQVCTGQYRLLAKAGGFAWAETQATVIYNSKNSQPQCVVCVNYILSGIEQPKQILSLQQTNSTNIKQEQEEHHKESLRAEVSVEDLKEDAKAKDEQKEECVREELHDSLKGKPEALTVVDPILTLDITSTDSVISVLTEIPLYNDVMLPSSSALLPLSPLSLNDDDASTALLQPDDFPFSQSPAPDSSRSQVDLPVDSELSDQLKPDHVERLFSMDIESKTPFNTQGVGLDLEMLAPYIPMNDDFQLQTFSPAESMCSSPGSVLELTPSSSTQTAPALPAAPLDLVSCDTISQNIRTTNQGNSREIIQDSDISSKCQTNPKLLKRKLETIPLSEAIRLDSVLQVVNDFPEKKIRKSDASSSEGLCHATILLLPSDVARRLLSRSEGGAIMMPFPQITRYDCEVNAPVTGRQHLLQGEELLCALDLVI, from the exons ATGGATTCATTCGCACCTGGGAAAAAAAG GGTGAGTTCAGAGCGAAGGAAGGAGAAATCCAGAGATGCGGCGCGTTGTCGGAGAGGAAAAGAGGCAGAGGTGTTTTATGAACTGGCCAGAGAACTGCCCCTCCCCCACAGTGTCACCTCTAACCTGGACAAAGCATCGGTCATGAGACTAGCACTCAGTTACCTGCGCCTGCGTAAATTACTGAAAACAG ATGTACTGGACGTGGAGTCTGAATTAGACTCTCGGTGGAACAGTTCATATCTGAAAGCTCTAGATGGGTTTCTCATGGTTCTTTCTGCTGATGGCGACATCGTCTACCTGTCAGAGAGTGTCAGCAAGTGTCTGGGCCTTCCTCAG ATCGACCTTACTGGACACAGTGTGTTTGAGTTTACTCATCCATGTGACCATGAGGAGCTCAGAGAAATGCTGGCACACAGGACTG GTTTGTCTAAGAAAGCGAAGGAGCAGCACACAAACAGAAGTTTTCTGTTGAGGATGAAATGTACACTGACCAGCAGAGGGCGCACTGTCAATGTCAAATCTGCCTCCTGGAAG GTGCTGCGCTGTTCGGGCCATATCCACACAACAGATTGCATCAAGAAGGGGGtgtgtgaggaaaaaaatgtgCGTTCTGCGTACCTGGTGCTCATCTGTGAGTCTATTCAACACCCGGCAAACATTGAAGCTCCTCTGGACTCTAGAACCTTTCTCAGCCGCCACACTTTAGATATGCGCTTCACCTATTGCGATGAGAG gatcAAAGAGCTGTTGGGTTTTGATCCAGTGGATCTGTTGCACCATTCTGTGTATGAATACTATCACGCACTGGATTCTGTCCACATGACCAAAGCACACCACAACT TGTTTGTGAAGGGACAAGTGTGTACTGGACAGTACCGGCTGCTGGCTAAAGCAGGAGGGTTTGCTTGGGCAGAGACTCAAGCCACTGTGATCTATAACAGTAAAAACTCCCAGCCACAGTGTGTGGTCTGTGTTAACTACATCCTCAG TGGCATTGAACAGCCCAAACAAATCCTGTCCCTTCAACAAACCAACAGCACAAACATAAAACAGGAACAAGAAGAACACCACAAGGAGTCACTCAGGGCTGAAGTGTCTGTGGAAGATTTGAAAGAGGATGCAAAAGCAAAGGACGAGCAGAAagaagagtgtgtgagagaggagctACACGACAGCCTGAAGGGGAAGCCAGAAGCACTGACTGTAGTAGACCCTATCCTCACACTGGATATCACCAGCACAG ACTCCGTGATCTCTGTGTTGACAGAAATTCCTCTCTACAATGATGTTATGTTGCCCTCTTCAAGTGCCCTGCTACCCCTCTCACCTCTCTCCCTAAATGATGATGATGCCTCCACAGCCCTTCTACAACCTGACGACTTCCCCTTCTCACAATCTCCGGCTCCTGATTCTTCCAGATCCCAG GTTGATCTCCCTGTGGATTCAGAATTAAGTGACCAGCTAAAACCGGATCATGTGGAAAGACTATTTTCCATGGATATAGAGTCCAAGACACCCTTTAATACACAG GGCGTGGGTTTGGATCTGGAGATGTTAGCTCCATACATTCCCATGAATGATGATTTCCAGCTGCAGACTTTTTCTCCAGCTGAGTCGATGTGTTCCAGCCCAGGTTCAGTGCTTGAACTGACCCCCTCCAGCAGCACACAAACTGCCCCTGCTCTCCCAGCAGCCCCTCTAGACTTAGTGTCCTGTGACACCATTTCACAGAACATTAGAACCACAAACCAGGGCAACAGCAG AGAAATTATTCAAGACAGTGATATTTCTTCTAAATGTCAGACAAACCCAAAGCTACTCAAGAGGAAACTGGAGACCATACCTTTGTCTGAAGCAATAAGGCTG GATTCTGTGCTGCAGGTGGTGAATGATTTTCCAGAGAAAAAGATCAGAAAATCAGATGCTTCATCATCAGAAGGGCTTTGTCACGCCACGATACTGTTGCTGCCATCTG atgtTGCGAGAAGGTTATTGAGCAGATCAGAGGGTGGAGCCATAATGATGCCCTTCCCCCAGATTACTCGTTATGACTGTGAGGTAAATGCACCTGTGACTGGGCGGCAGCACCTGCTACAGGGGGAGGAGCTACTGTGTGCCTTGGAcctagttatttaa